A genomic stretch from Strongyloides ratti genome assembly S_ratti_ED321, chromosome : 1 includes:
- a CDS encoding 85/88 kDa calcium-independent phospholipase A2: protein MWNVKKYFNRPRSRSIDSYENNEYILINAVKACDIRRIVHIYAFETVEQKMINMSNDNILHIAVGTENSIIVKVILLFYEKRWKFSKQRNKQGLRPIDMANKEIETVFRQWDGEIDTNGENFKNNSSIQSVSEMRKKLNGSILIQRLSQLTHKSKVLMSIDGGGIRGLAAIQILMTLEDELGMPLYNIVDWIAGTSTGAYISIMLAQKRSLEDMRKIYLRFKGKVFRGMRPYNTTALENCLQEILGKEPFSSVKKPKLIVTTCMVNNNIPQLKLFRNYTTFINKNEEYNDKFEKDFNNFSTWEVGRSSSAAPTYFEPYKGLIDGGIMSNNPAIELLTEFFEHNYSKLINENLSNISSDSISENDQNFLNEMNDKIIKTTKNLWPTSYCLKKNNKILEKGDDMMENIACLISIGTGGWKGNMKVPEGGSYFQQLPITNPTTNNNNNNNNNEPQKKNILKKLADLKGILPIFIRQLTASDGLPVERARAWCHSIGVPYFRFTASHTMRLKLDDSNDVAIVQMMWDTEIYLRTEGKGEIAKLINYLKLFCKMKESLEC from the exons atgtgGAATGtcaagaaatattttaatcgTCCAAGAAGTAGGAGTATTGATAgttatgaaaataatgaatatatacTTATAAATGCTGTGAAAGCTTGTGATATTAGGAGAATTGTACATATATATGCTTTTGAAACTGTTGAACAAAAGATGATAAATATgtcaaatgataatattttacatatagCTGTTGGAACAGAAAATTCTATTATTGTAAAagttatacttttattttatgaaaaaagatGGAAATTTTCAAAACAACGAAATAAACAAGGATTAAGACCTATTGATATGGcaaataaagaaattgaaaCAGTTTTTAGGCAATGGGATGGTGAAATAGATACAAATggtgaaaattttaaaaataattcctCAATACAATCTGTATCAGAAATGAGAAAAAAACTTAATGGTTCTATACTTATACAAAGACTTAGTCAATTAACTCATAAAAGTAAAGTTTTAATGTCAATTGATGGTGGTGGTATACGTGGATTAGCTGCAATTCAAATACTTATGACATTAGAAGATGAATTAGGGATGccattatataatattgttgattgGATTGCTGGAACAAGTACAGGTGCTTATATATCAATAATGCTTGCACAAAAAAGAAGTCTTGAAGATAtgagaaaaatatatttaagattTAAAGGAAAAGTTTTTAGAGGAATGCGTCCCTATAATACAACAGCACTTGAAAATTGTCTTCAAGAAATACTTGGAAAAGAACCATTTTCAAGTGTTAAAAAACCAAAACTTATTGTAACAACATGTAtggtaaataataatataccacaattaaaattatttagaaattatacaacttttataaataaaaatgaggaatataatgataaatttgagaaagattttaataatttttcaacatGGGAAGTTGGTAGAAGTTCCAGTGCAGCTCCAACATATTTTGAACCATACAAAGGTTTAATTGATGGTGGTATAATGAGTAACAATCCAGCAATCGAATTACTAACAGAATTTTTTGAACATAACtattcaaaattaataaatgaaaatctTTCTAACATCTCATCTGACTCAATATCAGAAAAtgatcaaaattttttaaatgaaatgaatgataaaataataaaaacaacaaaaaatttatggcCAACAtcttattgtttaaaaaaaaataataaaatattagagAAGGGTGATGATATGATGGAAAATATTGCTTGTTTAATATCAATTGGAACTGGAGGATGGAAAGGTAATATGAAAGTACCTGAAGGAGGTTCATATTTTCAACAGTTGCCTATTACAAATCCAACAactaataacaataataataataataataatgaaccacaaaaaaagaatatattaaaaaagttagcTGATCTCAAAGGTATTTTACCAATATTTATTAGACAG TTAACGGCATCTGATGGATTACCGGTAGAAAGAGCCAGAGCTTGGTGTCATAGTATAGGAGTTCCATATTTTCGTTTTACAGCAAGTCACACAATGAGATTAAAATTAGATGATTCTAATGATGTAGCAATAGTTCAAATGATGTGGGATACAGAGATTTACCTAAGAACGGAAGGTAAAGGAGAAATagcaaaattaattaattatctaaaattattttgtaagaTGAAAGAAAGTTTagaatgttaa
- a CDS encoding UDP-N-acetylglucosamine--dolichyl-phosphate N-acetylglucosaminephosphotransferase, with protein sequence MLPTTLLVVSAISIVGALLTHNRIQYYIPIFIARNLYGHDQCKKEKLKVPEPMGAIAAAVYSIIILALIPFMFYEWMSIGVSEVYPYIQLLAFLSAIISIWTAISLGFADDILDLRWRDKILFPTFSSLPVLIVYHVCGHSTTVLLPNFVVPYIGHQSINIGIFFYLYMGMLMVFCTNSINILAGINGIEASQGLIISITVAIYNIIQLVRGEGIQWHQTFSLAIILPFIAINYTLYRFNRYPAKVFVGDTFCYWAGMTIAVVGILGHFPKTLLLFFIPQIFNFLFSIPQLFKWIPCPRHRLPKYDEKTNKLSMSTFEFSEKQTKFLGKIVLKIFSTVGLIKLTTTKKDDETFYHVNNFTILNLILKIFGPLHESDLAKVFNYIQILFFINNLIKRF encoded by the exons atGTTACCAACAACATTGTTGGTAGTTTCTGCAATAAGTATAGTTGGAGCATTACTTACACATAATAGAATTCAATACTATATTCCTATATTTATTGCTAGAAATCTTTATGGTCATGATCAatgtaaaaaagaaaaattaaaagttccTGAACCTATGGGTGCAATAGCTGCTGCTGTTTATTCAATTATTATACTTGCTTTAATACCATTTATGTTTTATGAATGGATGTCAATTGGTGTTAG tgaAGTTTATCCATACATTCAACTTCTTGCTTTTTTATCAGCCATTATTTCAATATGGACAGCTATTTCATTGGGATTTGCTGATGATATTTTAGATTTAAGATGGAGagataaaattctttttccAACATTTTCATCTTTACCTGTTTTGATTGTATATCATGTTTGTGGACATTCAACAACAGTTTTACTACCAAATTTTGTTGTACCCTACATTGGTCATCAATCCATTAAtattggaatatttttttatctttatatggGAATGTTAATGGTTTTTTGTACAAAttcaattaatatattagcTGGTATAAATGGAATTGAAGCATCTCAAGGATTGATTATTTCAATTACTGTTgccatttataatataattcaaTTAGTTAGAGGTGAAGGAATTCAATGGCATCAAACATTTTCATTAGCAATTATTTTACCATTTATTGCtataaattatactttatataGATTTAATCGTTATCCTGCTAAAGTATTTGTTGGGGATACTTTTTGTTATTGGGCAGGAATGACAATAGCAGTTGTTGGTATATTAGGACATTTTCCAAAAACACTTTTACTTTTCTTTATACcacaaatatttaattttctattttcaattccacaattatttaaatggATACCATGTCCCAGACATAGACTACCTAAATATGATGaaaaaactaataaattatcaatgtCAACTTTTGAATTTTCAGAAAaacaaacaaaatttttaggtaaaatagttttaaagatattttcaACAGTCGGGTTGATTAAATTgacaacaacaaaaaaagatgatgaaacattttatcatgttaataattttacaatattaaatttaattcttaaaatatttggaCCTTTGCATGAATCTGATTTGgcaaaagtttttaattatattcaaattttat tttttattaataatttaataaaaag ATTTTGA